The following proteins are co-located in the Oryzias melastigma strain HK-1 linkage group LG8, ASM292280v2, whole genome shotgun sequence genome:
- the ankrd40 gene encoding ankyrin repeat domain-containing protein 40 — protein sequence MSTTSLDKELQERLREASAIGDLDEVRSLVESGVNVNSQNEINGWTCLHWACKRNHKHVVSYLLSCGADKEVLTAKDELASQLTSKPEIKRLLGVEVEDVPELKEPELAIIPNYLSNPPFMYSKMDNKSEIIHGQHNGQNGSGDSVEDAQTDSVSPSPTDGIQTSQSLVSESSSPENPAVNHSQASEFIPVHEQNGASSPASSPHSHAVVNCTVPMDLSVEPHLVNHADYPHAVAHNGTMCSSPLASPCPNLASSGGGGSQVQAQVASANQSINRQASVPQQLSYNQASGPMPAFQPFFFTSTFPVNVQELVLKVRIQNPNARENDFIEVELDRQELTYRSLLRVCCRELDISAEHVEKIRKLPNTMLRKDKDVARLQDFQELEIVLEKAESLSLFPSGGSLTDRPCYNMKASRLTY from the exons ATGTCCACGACTTCGTTGGATAAAGAATTACAAGAGAGGCTGAGAGAGGCATCTGCGATCGGGGATCTGGACGAAGTGCGCTCGTTAGTGGAGAGTGGAGTAAATGTTAATTCCCAAAACGAGATCAATGGATG GACATGCCTGCACTGGGCTTGCAAGAGGAACCATAAGCATGTAGTGTCCTATTTACTCAGTTGTGGGGCAGACAAAGAAGTCCTCACGGCTAAAGATGAGCTGGCCTCTCAGCTAACATCCAAACCGGAGATCAAGCGACTGTTAGGCG TTGAGGTGGAAGACGTGCCTGAACTCAAGGAGCCCGAGTTAGCAATCATCCCAAATTACCTGTCCAATCCACCCTTCATGTATTCCAAGATGGATAACAAGTCTGAGATTATCCACGGACAGCACAACGGTCAGAACGGCTCTGGTGATTCTGTTGAAGACGCCCAGACCgactctgtctccccctctccAACAGACGGGATCCAGACGTCACAGAGTCTGGTTTCTGAAAGCTCCTCCCCTGAAAATCCCGCCGTCAACCACAGTCAAGCTAGTGAATTCATTCCGGTGCATGAGCAAAATGGTGCGTCATCCCCTGCGTCCTCGCCTCACAGCCACGCGGTTGTTAACTGCACAGTGCCCATGGACCTGTCAGTGGAGCCTCACCTGGTTAATCACGCTGACTATCCCCACGCCGTCGCACACAACGGAACCATGTGTTCCTCCCCACTGGCCTCGCCGTGCCCCAATTTGGCAAGCAGTGGTGGCGGCGGCAGTCAGGTCCAAGCCCAGGTGGCCAGCGCTAACCAGAGCATAAACCGGCAAGCATCTGTCCCACAGCAGCTGAGCTACAACCAGGCCAGCGGGCCCATGCCAGCCTTCCAGCCCTTCTTCTTCACCAGCACTTTCCCTGTTAATGTTCAAG AGTTGGTACTGAAAGTTCGGATCCAGAACCCCAACGCCAGAGAGAACGACTTTATCGAGGTGGAACTGGACCGGCAGGAGCTCACGTACCGCTCCCTGCTCAGAGTCTGCTGTCGGGAGTTAGACATCAGCGCTGAGCACGTGGAGAAGATCCGCAAGCTCCCCAACACCATGTTGAGAAAG GACAAAGACGTGGCTCGGCTGCAGGACTTTCAGGAGCTGGAGATCGTGCTGGAAAAAGCCGAGAGTTTGTCCCTCTTTCCTTCTGGTGGGAGTCTAACAGACAGACCCTGCTACAACATGAAGGCCTCCCGGCTCACCTACTAA